The Mangifera indica cultivar Alphonso chromosome 19, CATAS_Mindica_2.1, whole genome shotgun sequence nucleotide sequence gattttatatatatatataaaattagtttgataaatttatataatgaaaaattgcgaaaatttaatttaattgaacaaataactataatcaaatcaaaagaATTTGGTAAGTTATCATTCGATTGATCTCAGCCTCATGTTAGACTTGTACAAATACTcctaacttaaataaataaaatagttcaATTCCACATTTCCAAGATAAATGCTGTTTTCCACTTTGCATTGATTCTTTGTAGCCAAGGACAAAGAAGTGTTTTCTTCCTCATTACGTGAGATGATCGGGAGTTCAAATTTTTGTCACAGTGAAAAATGTTTTCCCAAGTAGAGGGGATGAAATACTTTCTGAGTTTAGTTAAagatatctattttttattatttatattattttatttaatttataattaataaaaaattttaataattttttattatcaataataattaatatataatgtaaaagataatttaattactatcttaattttaattatttaaaaaatattaagtaatctttattttatttcaatttcatttttcatttattaattttttaacaaaatattttatttttaattaatataataaataacattaaaaatattttaaaataataattatttatatttttctattttaaaatatttttcagaactgtcatctttattttttatataattttttttgaataaataaaaaagtttcacCAAGCTATGATCATGTGCATAATTTATAAGCTGATTAATTTAATGCAATGTGACCGACACAATGATAGTAGGTTTATGAGTTCGTTGttaagagaaaaacaaaatgaatattaaatccCATATTGCAAACACAAAGCTAATACATTTGCCAAGAACTGTTGAAGTGAAAGCGTAAAACTTTCTGACAAATATGAACAATATATAAAAGCATTAAATGAGGTGAGTGGCCGAGTCTAATCTAAAACCAGGAAGTGGAGCAGAATGTCAAACGAGAAAACCGAAAGCAACTAAAATATGGTGAAAATTCAGACGTCCGTGAaacaaatgtaataaaatatgaacgAGATAGAGAAAGcaagcaagaaagaaaaatctaCAATCTAATAGTTCGCCTTATCTCTTGCctttattagttttcaaatatttctttttctttcaaaaaaatttttaaaaaaaagtctttTCAACCACTCAAGACGCGCAGCCGTTGCCGGTTCCGGCTAGGTTACATCTTCTTCGCCAGTCCCCACAAACAAGTGAGAGCGCCTCTTACTCTATTGCTCTTAAAGTCTTCTTATTTGTTCTtaatattatcatcatcatctctaTAGCATGTCCAAGTCCTGGTGCAACTTCACTTCATGGCCCCTTGATGGGCAGCCCtgcataatttttctttcccaattatccaaaaattatGACTTCTCAACTTACTAGGTTTGGTATGCTATGAAAAAACAGTTTTTGGCTGTAAGAGACAAGTTGTCTAGCAATAGTCTCTAGGGTTTCTATTTCTTTCTACCTTTTCCTCGCTTTAGGGTTTTCAGTTTCATTATTTGGTTtccttttttagatttttactAGCTTTTGTCATCTGGGTTTGTTGATAAATGGAGGATTATAATCAGCTAAACGAGAACTCAACTTCAAGAGGAAACTTCCTGTATACTTCTCAAGTTGTTGGACCCAATTCTTCAGCTTATGGTCGAGCAAACAGTGGTTCTAGCGAGAGTAATCAACAGACCCAGATGCCTATTAGCAGCAGCTTTCATCTTCAATCAGGTAATTGTTTTCAGTCTGAAGGACCCCCGATCGTCAAAAGTGAAGCTAGCACTTCACAACTTGGTCCAAAATTTCACTACCCTCTTATGAGAGGCCATCAATCACAAGAAGGAAGTGAGAGCTCCAATGAAGCTGAAGCTATTAAAGCCAAAATTATAGCCCATCCTCAGTATTCCAACCTTTTGGAAGCTTACATGGATTGCCAAAAGGTACTAACTAATTAACCTCATTCTCTTGCAACATacacaaaagagagaaaaaggaaaaaacgaAGAAAGTACTGTGATATATACAAGTAGGTGAGCGCTAGAAGGGCGTTCATTTTTTAGGAGTGACTCTTATTCTCACTCACCTTTTGCTTATGGTTAGGTCGGAGCTCCGCCTGAAGTGGTGGCTCGACTATCAGCTGCAAGACAGGAGTTCGAGTCAAAGCAGCGATCATCATCAGCTTCTCCAGAAATTTCCAAAGACCCGGAACTCGATCAGTTTATGGTTTTCATCCTTGACTTTTGTATATATTTGAGTCAAAAGTCATCTCTTTGTTATTCTCACTTTGGAGTTTATATTTCTCGACGGGATCAATACACAGGAAGCTTATTATGACATGCTGGTGAAATATCGGGAAGAGTTAACTAGGCCAATACAAGAAGCCATGGATTTCATCCGGAGAATCGAAAGTCAGCTTAATGTGCTCAGCAATGGCTCGGTGCGGATCTTCAACGCGGGTACTTTCTTCTAACACTACTGATGCgtatacatatacataatatcacattgatgaagaagaaagatttGGCTTTTCCCAAACATGGAAAGAAACGGAATAATCCAAATAAGTTTCGTCATTGCCGATATGGGCTTTGCCTGCCTTTGCTTGTAGTAGGCAAAATCGATTATTTTAGTCGGTTTCAGGTTCGGGAATGCTTAGGAAATTCTCCTAACTGTACCTGCATCTCCTCCATTCTTTGATTAACGCATTAATTCCCGCTCCAAAGAAAGAACTTTCGACTCAGATTACGCCGAAGGAGACAGCAGACCCTAGAATGAATCATCTTCAAGTTTATTAATTCCCTAAACCCTAACTAACATGTGTTAGTATTGGAATGTTTAATCTCTCATTTTATACAATCCAATTTCTATTTGAAATTAAGACCTTAAACCAAACTCACTTGTTTATACTGTACCAAGAGAAGAAATGATTAAATCACAAGCCAGCCTCACTGATGGCAGGCTTTCCAAAGTCTGATCCTGCTGACAAATCCACCTTATTAGGGTTTTCCTTCTCAAAATCCCGACTGCCTCTTCCTTCTGCAAAATTTGACGTGGAATATATGGATAACATCATTGTTGTCGTGAAGTTTTCGCTAGCTTTGAAGTGCCCAAATTTGTGCccccttttttttgtttaatctcAAATAAAGCAATAAAGTTTGAGAACATTGGATGCTGTTCAAATCAGTGCTACCTCATGTAGCCTGTACGGCTTTGtcagaaaattttcatttctttttatttatatcagcTTTGGTCCATTCACCGATGGGGAACTTTATTTATAAGTCTTAATTATAGTGAGACATTAATCTGGCGAATTATGCTTATAATAAGCATTATTCCTGCCCGTATCTTTAATGGCTTGAGCTGGGTTAGTATTTTGCTCCCCAAGAAATGCTTCAAAGCAACTCGTTTTTGAGAACGAAACACATTTTTCATGAAGTGGCTAGTGGAGAGAGATACACACTCCATTTTGCAAGAGAAGTTTTGAAATTTAGATGTCAAAGTCTTGATGCATTCTACCGGAATATGGTGAGCCTTTTTTCTTGTTCGCCAAAGAAGACATGTAATCTTTTGTTGCTGCACGTAGATCCATCATGTAATGTGGTTAACTCCATTCTTGctcattatttgttttaaatttcctttttttatgtttattattaaatacCTCTTGGGAATTTAGAGGAAGTTTTTAAGTTGCTAACTGGTTGTCGTGTTACCAAATCTAAACGACATCTTGAGCATTAACAGGCGTATTTGTGGTTCACTGTGGATCGAGTACTTCTGCCTAAATTTACCGTTAAGTGAGAATAAATAGGAATTTTATTCTAGTGTGAGTAACATGTTTGACATTGGCGTTGAAATTTGGTTGctttttattgttgatttattataaatatatatgcaagCTTATATCTTGTCAATACACTATTAGATATAAACCacatactaaataaatatataagccTTACCCATCTGCCTCCAAAGGGATAGTCTGGCTGATTTATTTCGTCTCTTGCAATGCTGTAAATGGTCTAGGATGAAAATCCCGTCACACCAATTTACTGTGTTTTTGCCTGGGTTGGGAAAAACATGTGAGAGGGCAATCTTCGTCTAAAATTTGTGCAGACTCGGTCCAGCATTAGATGTGCTATTTGAATGCATAAGTTGATTCCTCACTTTTAATATCCACCCATTTTTTCATGATTTGTCATGTCTTTGCTTTTAACTGTTGGAAGCTACATGTAAGAGCACAAAGGCTGTATTTTGGTATAATGTGCTTTTGTGTATTTCTTCTCCTGCACTGCATGCTCGATACTGATATAATAGTTGACTTCCAATTTGGCATGAAAGCATGGAATAGGGTATTTTAAGTGGCTTGAATGAGGTATTTTAAGTAGTTAAGTGCAAGGCATGCTGAAGATTGATATGGGATCAACATGCAGTGCCAACTGGAGTTTAATTAGGATAGAGTCATGTTGGCAAACTAGTTCAAACTATATAGATATGCATTCATATTTTTTCAGGATAGAAAAGATTTTTGAGTGCCAAGGAGAGGTTATGGAGGAAGATAACGATCTTCCTAAAATCGGGGAAACCACCCGATCCTTCAAATATAAGATATTATACTCCTTATAGTTGTCAGTTGTTGGTGTATATAAACACattactttataattttaagattggAATGCATCAGATTTACTCTTTGCCTAGACATACTGTTTGTGCGTTCTCttctttgtgtttttcttcTAGTCTTGtcttagcttttttttttcagaagtAATTTCTCATACTGTTAaagtatatgaaaaatataaaataccaTGAGGTAAAATATGTTGTTCTACATTATTAAAGGTATCTCTTATGtttaaaactcatttttaagTATATTCTCTTTGTTACTCTGGCAGTTTGCTTTAGT carries:
- the LOC123202648 gene encoding homeotic protein knotted-1-like isoform X2 is translated as MPISSSFHLQSGNCFQSEGPPIVKSEASTSQLGPKFHYPLMRGHQSQEGSESSNEAEAIKAKIIAHPQYSNLLEAYMDCQKVGAPPEVVARLSAARQEFESKQRSSSASPEISKDPELDQFMEAYYDMLVKYREELTRPIQEAMDFIRRIESQLNVLSNGSVRIFNADEKYEAAGSSEDDQDNSGGETELPEIDPRAEDRELKSHLLRKYSGYLSSLKQELSKKKKKGKLPKEARQKLLSWWELHYKWPYPSETEKVALAESTGLDQKQINNWFINQRKRHWKPSEDMQFMVMDGLHPHNAAALYMDGHYMGDGPYRLGP
- the LOC123202648 gene encoding homeobox protein knotted-1-like 2 isoform X1; translated protein: MEDYNQLNENSTSRGNFLYTSQVVGPNSSAYGRANSGSSESNQQTQMPISSSFHLQSGNCFQSEGPPIVKSEASTSQLGPKFHYPLMRGHQSQEGSESSNEAEAIKAKIIAHPQYSNLLEAYMDCQKVGAPPEVVARLSAARQEFESKQRSSSASPEISKDPELDQFMEAYYDMLVKYREELTRPIQEAMDFIRRIESQLNVLSNGSVRIFNADEKYEAAGSSEDDQDNSGGETELPEIDPRAEDRELKSHLLRKYSGYLSSLKQELSKKKKKGKLPKEARQKLLSWWELHYKWPYPSETEKVALAESTGLDQKQINNWFINQRKRHWKPSEDMQFMVMDGLHPHNAAALYMDGHYMGDGPYRLGP